One stretch of Nocardia fluminea DNA includes these proteins:
- the argH gene encoding argininosuccinate lyase, translating into MTHSGTNEGALWGGRFASGPAEAMAALSKSTHFDWVLAPYDIRASKAHARVLHKAGLLADEDLPAMLAGLDALAADVASGAYGPADSDEDVHGALERGLIERVGTELGGRLRAGRSRNDQVATLFRMWLRDGVRRVAAGVLDVVDALVAQAAAHPDAVMPGKTHLQAAQPVLLSHHLLAHAHPLLRDLERLRDFDKRAAISPYGSGALAGSSLGLDPEQIAAELDFTASAANSIDATSSRDFAAEAAFVLAMIGVDLSRMAEEVIIWSTPEFGYVTLADAWSTGSSIMPQKKNPDVSELTRGKAGRLIGNLTGLLATLKAQPLAYNRDLQEDKEPVFDSVAQLELLLPAIAGLVATLTFHTDRMAELAPAGFTLATDIAEWMVRRGVPFRVAHEAAGACVRVAEARGVGLDELTDAEFAAVDPALTAGVREVLTVQGSIASRNARGGTAGVRVAEQLDEVRKTADEARAWLS; encoded by the coding sequence ATGACCCACAGTGGAACCAACGAAGGTGCGCTCTGGGGTGGGCGATTCGCTTCCGGTCCGGCCGAGGCGATGGCGGCGCTGAGCAAGTCGACCCACTTCGACTGGGTGCTGGCGCCCTATGACATTCGCGCGTCCAAGGCGCACGCTCGGGTACTGCACAAGGCCGGGCTGCTCGCCGACGAGGATCTGCCCGCGATGCTGGCCGGTCTGGACGCGCTCGCGGCCGATGTCGCCTCGGGCGCCTACGGGCCCGCCGACTCCGACGAGGACGTGCACGGCGCGCTCGAGCGCGGGCTGATCGAGCGGGTCGGGACCGAACTCGGTGGTCGGCTGCGGGCCGGTCGTTCGCGCAACGATCAGGTGGCCACCCTGTTCCGGATGTGGCTGCGCGACGGTGTGCGTCGCGTGGCGGCCGGTGTGCTGGATGTGGTCGACGCGCTCGTCGCCCAGGCCGCCGCGCACCCCGACGCGGTGATGCCGGGCAAGACCCACCTCCAGGCCGCCCAGCCGGTACTCCTCTCGCATCACCTGCTCGCCCACGCGCATCCGCTGCTGCGCGATCTGGAACGCCTGCGCGACTTCGACAAGCGCGCCGCCATCTCGCCGTACGGTTCCGGCGCGCTGGCCGGCTCCTCGCTCGGCCTCGATCCCGAGCAGATTGCCGCGGAACTGGATTTCACCGCCTCCGCCGCCAATTCGATCGACGCGACGTCCTCGCGCGACTTCGCCGCCGAGGCCGCGTTCGTGCTGGCCATGATCGGTGTCGATCTGAGCCGGATGGCCGAGGAGGTCATCATCTGGAGCACACCGGAATTCGGCTATGTGACCCTGGCCGACGCCTGGTCCACCGGTTCGTCGATCATGCCGCAGAAGAAGAACCCCGATGTCTCCGAGCTCACCCGCGGCAAAGCGGGGCGCCTGATCGGCAACCTGACCGGCCTGCTCGCCACGCTGAAAGCCCAACCGCTGGCGTACAACCGGGATCTGCAGGAGGACAAGGAGCCGGTCTTCGACTCGGTCGCTCAGCTCGAACTGCTCCTGCCCGCCATCGCGGGCCTGGTCGCCACGCTGACCTTTCACACCGACCGGATGGCCGAACTCGCACCCGCCGGGTTCACCCTCGCCACCGATATCGCCGAATGGATGGTGCGCCGAGGTGTTCCGTTCCGTGTCGCCCACGAGGCGGCCGGTGCGTGCGTGCGCGTCGCCGAGGCGCGCGGTGTCGGTCTCGACGAGCTGACCGACGCCGAATTCGCCGCCGTCGACCCCGCGCTCACCGCCGGTGTGCGCGAGGTGCTCACAGTCCAGGGTTCGATCGCCTCGCGCAACGCGCGCGGCGGCACCGCCGGTGTGCGCGTGGCCGAACAGCTCGACGAGGTCCGCAAGACCGCCGACGAGGCCCGTGCCTGGTTGAGCTGA
- a CDS encoding argininosuccinate synthase, whose amino-acid sequence MSDRVVLAYSGGLDTSVAISWIAKETGSEVVAVAIDLGQGGEDMSAIRQRALDCGAVEAIVVDARDEFADEYCLPTIQANAMYMGQYPLVSAISRPLIVKHLVEAAKFHNATTVSHGCTGKGNDQVRFEVGIGALAPDLEVIAPVRDYAWTREKAIAFAEQNSLPINVTKKSPFSIDQNVWGRAVETGFLEDLWNAPTKDVYDYTADPTVNFEAPDEVIITFEKGVPVAIDGRPVSVLQAIEEMNTRAGRQGVGRLDMVEDRLVGIKSREIYEAPGAIALITAHQALEAVTVERELARYKRQVEQRWGELAYDGLWYSPLKRALDAFISDTQQTVTGEIRMVLHGGSAVVNGRRSEQSLYDFNLATYDEGDTFDQSLAKGFVQIHGLSSKVAARRDLNQK is encoded by the coding sequence ATGTCCGATCGCGTCGTACTCGCCTACTCCGGTGGGCTTGACACCTCCGTCGCCATCAGCTGGATCGCGAAGGAGACCGGTTCCGAGGTCGTGGCCGTGGCCATCGACCTGGGCCAGGGCGGCGAGGACATGAGCGCGATCCGGCAGCGCGCACTGGACTGCGGCGCGGTGGAGGCCATCGTGGTCGACGCGCGCGACGAGTTCGCCGACGAGTACTGCCTGCCCACCATCCAGGCCAACGCCATGTACATGGGCCAGTACCCGCTCGTCTCGGCCATCAGCCGCCCGCTGATCGTCAAGCACCTGGTCGAGGCCGCGAAGTTCCACAACGCCACCACCGTCTCGCACGGCTGCACCGGCAAGGGCAACGACCAGGTCCGCTTCGAGGTCGGCATCGGCGCGCTCGCGCCCGACCTCGAGGTCATCGCCCCGGTTCGCGACTACGCCTGGACCCGGGAGAAGGCCATCGCCTTCGCCGAACAGAACAGCCTGCCGATCAACGTCACCAAGAAGTCGCCGTTCTCCATCGACCAGAACGTGTGGGGCCGCGCGGTCGAGACCGGGTTCCTCGAGGACCTGTGGAACGCGCCGACCAAGGACGTCTACGACTACACCGCCGACCCGACGGTGAACTTCGAGGCGCCCGACGAGGTCATCATCACCTTCGAGAAGGGTGTGCCGGTCGCCATCGACGGCCGCCCGGTCTCGGTACTGCAGGCCATCGAGGAGATGAACACCCGCGCCGGCCGTCAGGGCGTCGGCCGCCTCGACATGGTCGAGGACCGTCTCGTCGGCATCAAGAGCCGCGAGATCTACGAGGCGCCGGGCGCCATCGCGCTGATCACCGCGCACCAGGCGCTCGAAGCCGTCACCGTCGAGCGTGAGCTGGCCCGCTACAAGCGGCAGGTCGAGCAGCGCTGGGGCGAGCTGGCCTACGACGGCCTGTGGTACTCCCCGCTCAAGCGCGCGCTCGACGCCTTCATCTCCGACACCCAGCAGACGGTCACCGGCGAGATCCGGATGGTGCTGCACGGTGGGTCCGCGGTGGTCAACGGCCGTCGTTCCGAACAGTCGCTCTACGACTTCAACCTGGCCACCTACGACGAGGGCGACACCTTCGACCAGTCGCTGGCCAAGGGCTTCGTCCAGATCCACGGCCTGTCCTCCAAGGTCGCCGCCCGCCGCGACCTGAACCAGAAGTAG
- a CDS encoding aldose epimerase family protein: protein MSDDVRLDAGSAGLTIAPGDGGAIHSLTVDGTELLRQDPRTGCFVMAPWAGRLGKGELTVGDHTYQMPINNPPHSIHGTARDGGWDVVAASPSQATISHRLGDPWPFAGTVTQTFTLTDTGLTLAMRIATDRDEFPAQGGWHPWFLREVPPATGPVRLDFDPAWQYERGDDYLPTGREIAPAPPPWDDCFAMPDGVLVRLTWPGFLEFTITSPVEDVVVWTLPEQSLSVEAQSGPPNGLNTAPRPVTPGDPLDVRVQWSWRRL from the coding sequence ATGAGCGACGACGTGCGGCTCGACGCGGGCTCGGCTGGTCTCACCATCGCGCCGGGCGACGGCGGCGCGATCCACAGCCTCACCGTCGACGGCACCGAGCTACTCCGGCAGGACCCAAGAACCGGGTGTTTCGTCATGGCTCCGTGGGCCGGCCGGCTCGGCAAGGGCGAACTCACCGTCGGCGACCACACGTATCAGATGCCGATCAACAATCCGCCGCACAGCATCCACGGCACCGCGCGCGACGGAGGATGGGACGTGGTGGCCGCGTCGCCGAGCCAGGCGACGATCAGCCATCGCCTGGGTGACCCGTGGCCGTTCGCGGGCACCGTCACGCAGACGTTCACCCTCACCGACACCGGTCTCACCCTGGCGATGCGCATCGCCACCGACCGCGACGAGTTCCCCGCTCAGGGCGGCTGGCATCCCTGGTTCCTGCGCGAAGTCCCGCCCGCGACCGGCCCGGTGCGACTCGATTTCGACCCGGCCTGGCAGTACGAACGCGGTGACGACTACCTGCCCACCGGCCGCGAGATCGCGCCCGCACCGCCACCGTGGGACGACTGCTTCGCCATGCCGGACGGCGTTCTCGTTCGCCTCACCTGGCCCGGATTCCTGGAATTCACCATCACCAGCCCGGTCGAGGACGTGGTCGTCTGGACGTTGCCGGAGCAGTCACTGTCCGTGGAGGCCCAGTCGGGGCCACCCAACGGCTTGAATACCGCACCCCGGCCGGTCACCCCCGGCGACCCGCTCGACGTGCGAGTCCAGTGGTCGTGGCGACGGCTGTGA
- a CDS encoding TetR/AcrR family transcriptional regulator: MSVQRKSVGVWRIAAGGEARRRNAPRLPPEQRREQLLDAALRVVARDGLARLTMQAVAQEAGVAKPVLYAMYSTAPELVAALLHREHAAGVAQVFAAMPKDLRGTDPDAEFVEAVMAFLDSVAADPPRWRLILLPSDGAPVGYRALLGAARDEMLCRGTELLADGLRLRGGPVDVDVELVGHMMFGFVETLGRMVLSDAHRFPPARLRPVVRSLLRTLPTGPA, translated from the coding sequence ATGAGCGTGCAGCGGAAGTCGGTCGGGGTATGGCGCATAGCGGCGGGCGGCGAGGCGCGCAGGCGCAATGCGCCCCGGCTGCCGCCCGAGCAACGCCGGGAGCAGTTGCTCGACGCCGCCCTGCGCGTCGTCGCACGCGACGGGCTGGCGCGCCTGACCATGCAGGCCGTCGCCCAGGAAGCCGGCGTCGCCAAGCCGGTGCTCTACGCGATGTACTCGACCGCGCCCGAACTCGTCGCGGCGCTGCTGCATCGCGAGCACGCGGCCGGGGTGGCTCAGGTCTTCGCCGCGATGCCGAAGGATCTGCGCGGCACCGATCCCGATGCCGAGTTCGTCGAGGCGGTGATGGCGTTTCTCGATTCGGTGGCCGCCGACCCGCCGCGGTGGCGGCTCATCCTGTTGCCCAGCGACGGCGCGCCCGTGGGCTATCGGGCCCTGCTCGGCGCGGCCAGGGACGAGATGCTCTGTCGCGGAACCGAACTGCTGGCCGATGGACTGCGATTACGTGGCGGCCCGGTCGATGTCGATGTCGAACTGGTGGGCCACATGATGTTCGGTTTCGTCGAAACACTGGGCCGGATGGTGCTTTCCGACGCGCACCGGTTTCCGCCCGCGCGACTGCGCCCGGTCGTGCGGTCCCTGCTGCGCACGCTCCCGACGGGTCCCGCGTGA
- a CDS encoding MlaE family ABC transporter permease: protein MVAFGGRWWREHPQRSIETAGRQVTMAWQAFAELVLALIRRRFPVSEFLRQCSFMAGVSATPTLLVAIPVAVVVSIQIGSLVGQVGATTFIGAVNGLGIIRQGAPLVTSLMIAGAVGSSICADLGSRTIREEIDAMRVMGVDPVRRLVAPRLLAAIGVSMLLCGFVVFIGFATGYVFNVFIQDGTPGSYISTFASFAVAADLIVAIVKAAVFGALTAIIACDAGLHTKGGPGGVANAVNSAVVSSAIVLFAANIALTQIYNTVFPSKVL from the coding sequence GTGGTCGCCTTCGGCGGCCGCTGGTGGCGCGAACATCCACAGCGCTCGATCGAGACGGCGGGCAGGCAGGTCACCATGGCGTGGCAGGCCTTCGCCGAACTGGTACTCGCCCTGATCCGGCGTCGTTTTCCGGTATCGGAGTTCCTGCGTCAGTGCTCGTTCATGGCGGGTGTCTCAGCCACACCGACCCTGCTGGTGGCCATCCCGGTCGCGGTGGTCGTCTCCATCCAGATCGGGTCGCTGGTCGGCCAGGTCGGCGCGACGACGTTCATCGGCGCGGTCAACGGCCTCGGCATCATTCGCCAAGGCGCTCCCCTGGTCACCTCGCTGATGATCGCGGGCGCGGTCGGCTCGTCGATCTGCGCCGATCTGGGTTCGCGGACGATTCGCGAGGAGATCGACGCGATGCGGGTGATGGGCGTCGATCCGGTGCGCAGGCTCGTGGCGCCCCGGCTGCTCGCCGCGATCGGAGTGAGCATGCTGCTGTGCGGCTTCGTCGTCTTCATCGGCTTCGCCACCGGTTACGTGTTCAACGTGTTCATCCAGGACGGCACGCCCGGCTCCTACATCAGCACGTTCGCCTCGTTCGCGGTCGCGGCCGACCTGATCGTCGCGATCGTGAAGGCCGCGGTGTTCGGTGCGCTCACCGCGATCATCGCCTGCGACGCGGGCCTGCACACCAAGGGCGGACCCGGCGGGGTGGCGAACGCGGTGAACTCGGCGGTGGTCAGCTCGGCGATCGTGTTGTTCGCCGCCAATATCGCGCTCACCCAGATCTACAACACCGTCTTCCCCTCGAAGGTGCTCTGA
- a CDS encoding ABC transporter permease, translating into MASYLPPLLRPWRALGTATRPITDANVRLGHQGVVFVEALLAIPFVLRHYRKELVRLIVDVTWGNGALVVGGGTVGVVLILCGFGGVTVGMESHTALDLLTMSPLTGAISGFATTRELAPLLATIAFAAQAGCRFTAQIGSMRIAEEIDALESMAIRPLPYLITTRMLAAAVAILPLYSIGMATAYLATKVTVFFLGGTSIGTYDHYFHQFLDPGDIAYSVLKAVAFVLVATFIQCHYGYVAAGGPEGVGVAAGRAIKMTIIVVVFLNLFLTLAIWGVDPGIRISG; encoded by the coding sequence ATGGCGAGCTATCTGCCGCCGCTGCTGCGGCCCTGGCGCGCGCTGGGCACCGCGACCCGGCCGATCACCGACGCGAACGTCCGTCTGGGACACCAGGGTGTGGTGTTCGTCGAGGCGCTGCTCGCGATTCCGTTCGTGCTGCGGCACTACCGCAAGGAACTCGTCCGGCTGATCGTCGATGTCACCTGGGGCAACGGCGCGCTCGTCGTGGGCGGCGGCACCGTGGGGGTGGTGCTCATCCTGTGCGGTTTCGGCGGTGTCACCGTCGGCATGGAATCGCACACCGCACTGGATCTGCTGACGATGAGCCCGCTCACCGGCGCGATCTCCGGTTTCGCCACCACCCGTGAGCTGGCACCGCTGCTGGCGACGATCGCGTTCGCGGCGCAGGCGGGCTGCCGGTTCACCGCGCAGATCGGATCGATGCGGATCGCCGAGGAGATCGACGCGCTGGAGTCGATGGCGATCCGCCCACTCCCCTACCTGATCACCACCCGGATGCTGGCCGCGGCGGTGGCGATCCTGCCGCTCTACAGCATCGGCATGGCGACCGCCTATCTCGCCACCAAGGTGACCGTGTTCTTTCTCGGCGGCACCAGCATCGGGACCTACGACCACTATTTCCATCAGTTCCTCGATCCGGGCGACATCGCCTACTCGGTCCTCAAGGCCGTCGCGTTCGTGCTGGTGGCCACGTTCATCCAGTGCCACTACGGCTATGTCGCCGCGGGCGGACCGGAGGGCGTCGGGGTGGCGGCGGGCCGCGCCATCAAGATGACGATCATCGTCGTGGTCTTCCTCAATCTCTTCCTCACACTCGCGATCTGGGGCGTCGACCCCGGCATCCGGATCTCGGGATAG
- a CDS encoding MlaD family protein gives MYPDPSGRGWSRKRLGLAGVAMAATLSSVVGVLGLRYTGYFADTVAVTALLTSTGDGLPARADVRFHGMLVGSVSEVDIAEKGLRQRVGLRLDPAAAAEIPNSVTARVVPANIFGVSAIELVDNGAAASSLRTGSVVEQDTSRATTALQTTLTTLRDVLDRIQPAKLARVLATLAEALDGDTRLPGSTIERLDQWVTEVRAIPGIGDLVGDLGAAATAVNQSAPELVDALGKSVHTARTITDRRARVIDLLTTAGGATDATQDLFARNPDAGKELVVGLDETFGALAADPAALTETVSGLNTALARLSTVFDWGPSRQMRWDVTVSFTPFRQYTAADCPRYGSQAGPRCDGASVPDVPAQQHYPTQLLPSWLSTAGPAPAPILPGLPALPLPMIPGLSLPGLVIPGLTAPASLPEQQQVPAGRPISLSGPDAIAAIVGGRPNTTQLLLLGAVLTGTTVTATPPGDH, from the coding sequence ATGTATCCGGATCCCAGCGGGCGCGGCTGGTCGCGCAAACGGCTCGGCCTCGCCGGGGTGGCGATGGCGGCGACCCTGTCCAGCGTCGTCGGGGTGCTCGGGCTGCGCTACACCGGCTATTTCGCCGACACCGTGGCGGTGACCGCCCTGCTGACCAGCACCGGCGACGGGTTGCCCGCCCGCGCCGACGTGCGCTTCCACGGCATGCTGGTCGGCTCCGTGTCGGAGGTGGACATCGCCGAGAAGGGCCTGCGGCAGCGGGTCGGGCTACGCCTAGATCCTGCCGCCGCCGCGGAAATCCCGAACTCGGTCACCGCGCGTGTGGTGCCCGCCAACATCTTCGGCGTCTCCGCGATCGAGCTGGTCGACAACGGCGCCGCCGCGTCGAGTCTGCGCACCGGATCCGTGGTCGAACAGGACACCAGCCGCGCCACCACCGCGCTGCAGACCACCTTGACCACGCTGCGCGATGTCCTCGACCGGATCCAGCCCGCGAAACTCGCCCGGGTGCTGGCCACCCTCGCCGAGGCGCTCGACGGTGACACCCGGCTGCCCGGTTCCACGATCGAACGATTGGACCAGTGGGTGACCGAAGTCCGCGCGATTCCCGGAATCGGTGATCTGGTCGGCGATCTCGGTGCGGCCGCGACGGCGGTGAACCAGTCCGCGCCCGAGCTGGTCGATGCCCTCGGCAAGTCGGTGCACACGGCTCGCACGATCACCGATCGCCGCGCGCGGGTCATCGACCTGCTCACCACCGCGGGCGGCGCCACCGACGCGACGCAGGATCTGTTCGCGCGCAATCCGGACGCGGGGAAGGAACTCGTGGTCGGCCTGGACGAGACGTTCGGCGCGCTGGCGGCCGACCCCGCGGCACTCACCGAGACGGTGAGCGGACTGAATACCGCGCTCGCCCGGCTGTCGACGGTTTTCGATTGGGGTCCGAGCAGACAGATGCGCTGGGACGTCACGGTGTCCTTCACCCCGTTCCGCCAGTACACGGCGGCGGACTGCCCGCGCTACGGCAGTCAGGCCGGACCGCGGTGCGACGGCGCGTCTGTGCCGGATGTGCCTGCGCAACAGCACTATCCGACGCAGCTGCTACCGAGCTGGCTGTCCACCGCGGGACCGGCACCCGCCCCGATCCTGCCGGGACTGCCCGCCTTGCCCCTGCCGATGATTCCCGGTCTGTCGCTGCCGGGACTCGTGATCCCCGGACTCACCGCGCCGGCGAGTCTTCCCGAACAACAGCAGGTTCCGGCGGGGCGCCCGATCTCGCTCAGCGGTCCGGACGCGATCGCGGCGATCGTCGGTGGCCGACCGAACACCACCCAGTTGCTGCTGCTCGGCGCCGTACTCACCGGCACCACCGTCACCGCCACCCCACCAGGAGACCACTGA
- a CDS encoding MCE family protein, which produces MRSRTLHLGLVVFVVLSLGSTFTIWSTLQRSVPGDTHRYHATFTDVLGLRVGDDVRIAGVRVGRVDAIELVDRRDAEVTLAVQTRQHLSTTTSAAIRYHNLIGQRYVALAAGEAAGDPLPAGGAIPLERTESSFDVSTMLSGFEPLFSLLQPDDVNSLSETLVQALQGDGVSLSALITQAAALATTFGERDEILGAVITNLSEVIGSLAHRSGELETLITQSRALVSGLYEQGAALSGAVAGIAESTTKLTDLIGQVAPGMALAQQQASSGVDLLLSNGARLDQSAIELPLVLAGLARISGNGTYFNTYICSLDVSLWGVLFPRGLFSQVGGNSHSEVCL; this is translated from the coding sequence ATGCGTTCCCGCACCCTCCATCTCGGGCTCGTCGTCTTCGTCGTGCTCTCGCTCGGGTCGACCTTCACGATCTGGTCGACCCTGCAGCGTTCGGTTCCCGGCGACACCCACCGCTACCACGCCACCTTCACCGACGTGCTCGGGCTCCGAGTGGGCGATGACGTCCGGATCGCCGGTGTGCGCGTCGGCCGAGTCGATGCGATCGAGCTGGTCGATCGCCGCGACGCCGAGGTGACACTGGCCGTGCAGACCCGCCAGCACCTGAGCACCACCACCTCGGCGGCGATCCGCTACCACAATCTCATCGGCCAGCGTTATGTCGCGTTGGCGGCCGGCGAGGCCGCGGGTGACCCGCTGCCCGCCGGTGGCGCGATTCCGCTGGAGCGCACCGAGTCCTCGTTCGACGTCTCCACCATGCTGTCGGGCTTCGAACCGCTGTTCAGCCTGCTCCAGCCCGACGATGTGAACTCGCTGTCGGAAACCCTCGTGCAGGCGCTACAGGGTGACGGAGTGTCGCTGTCGGCGTTGATCACTCAGGCCGCCGCGCTGGCCACCACCTTCGGCGAGCGCGACGAGATCCTGGGCGCGGTGATCACCAATCTCAGCGAGGTGATCGGCAGCCTCGCCCACCGCAGCGGCGAGCTGGAGACCCTGATCACCCAGTCCCGTGCGCTGGTGTCCGGCCTCTACGAGCAGGGCGCGGCACTCAGCGGCGCCGTCGCCGGAATCGCGGAGTCGACCACGAAGCTCACCGACCTGATCGGTCAGGTCGCGCCGGGGATGGCGCTGGCACAGCAGCAAGCGAGCAGCGGTGTCGACCTGCTGTTGTCCAACGGCGCGCGGCTGGACCAGTCGGCGATCGAGCTACCGCTCGTCCTGGCCGGTCTGGCCCGGATCAGCGGCAACGGAACCTATTTCAACACCTACATCTGCAGTCTGGACGTCTCGCTGTGGGGCGTGCTGTTCCCCCGCGGACTGTTCTCGCAGGTCGGCGGCAATTCACACTCGGAGGTGTGCCTGTGA
- a CDS encoding MlaD family protein has translation MIKSLFAHAAIAIRGALGNRNLRLGLAAGAAVVALVLGSGMLSRADLGKVTTHAEFAQAAGLRTGNSVDIAGIEVGTVKSVRLERDRVVVAMSLRSEIELGRDAKAAIKMSTILGKMHIELDPGTGTDLDNARIPLSATSVPYNLSKVVDDPRYRNSFEHLERVDPDALRVSLDAMTAQMGDSPQLTAQALDSVGTLAKVIATRRDEVDRLLDSMDQVSGMIADNQNSVLLLLTRGQAIGDAATRRRDLIRELFDNVAAASKILQDMGIDNGGRLGPLIQSLNTMSEGLEKNRANLDALYQVMPVTMRQFNNGFGQGPYGEIYMPWLFPDNWLCQAHAVEGCR, from the coding sequence GTGATCAAGTCCCTGTTCGCGCACGCGGCCATCGCGATACGCGGTGCGCTGGGCAACCGGAATCTACGGCTCGGTCTCGCCGCGGGCGCGGCTGTGGTGGCACTGGTCCTCGGCTCCGGGATGCTCTCCCGGGCCGATCTGGGCAAGGTCACCACGCATGCCGAATTCGCCCAGGCCGCCGGCCTGCGAACCGGGAACAGCGTCGACATCGCCGGAATCGAGGTGGGCACCGTGAAATCCGTTCGGCTCGAACGTGATCGAGTGGTCGTGGCGATGAGCTTGCGCTCCGAGATCGAACTCGGCCGCGACGCGAAAGCCGCCATCAAGATGTCGACGATCCTGGGCAAGATGCACATCGAGCTCGATCCCGGAACGGGTACCGATCTCGACAACGCGCGAATCCCGTTGTCGGCCACCTCTGTTCCCTACAACCTCTCCAAGGTCGTCGATGATCCCCGATACCGCAACTCCTTCGAGCATCTCGAACGTGTCGACCCGGACGCCCTGCGCGTGAGCCTGGACGCGATGACCGCGCAGATGGGCGACTCACCCCAGCTCACCGCGCAGGCGCTCGACAGTGTCGGGACGCTGGCGAAGGTGATCGCCACCCGCCGCGACGAGGTGGACCGGCTGCTCGACAGCATGGATCAAGTCTCGGGAATGATCGCCGACAATCAGAACAGCGTGCTGTTGCTGTTGACGCGTGGGCAGGCGATCGGTGACGCGGCGACCCGCAGGCGCGATCTCATCCGCGAGCTGTTCGACAACGTCGCCGCCGCCTCGAAGATCTTGCAGGACATGGGTATCGACAACGGCGGCCGGCTCGGCCCGCTCATCCAGAGCCTGAACACGATGTCGGAGGGTCTGGAGAAGAACCGGGCCAACCTCGATGCGCTGTACCAGGTGATGCCGGTGACGATGCGCCAGTTCAACAACGGCTTCGGGCAGGGCCCCTACGGCGAGATCTACATGCCGTGGCTGTTCCCCGACAACTGGTTGTGCCAAGCCCATGCTGTCGAAGGATGCCGATGA
- a CDS encoding MCE family protein, producing the protein MMRTLFRAAVLVAATLVGAGCSSIPMALRPNTMQISADFESAAGLFVGNEVAVLGVPVGRVDAIEAEGAFVEVRMTIEAGTELPADAMAALVSPQLITNRHVELTPAFTGEGPTLTDGAHLPLARTRTPVELDRILRNFEQLGESLKGDNENGPMASRVLFPMLDGNGDRIRETLDALSGAFEVTLANRDQISSTIVELNELTAVVAGNDRTVRDFSARLTELVTLLAEQAPGLAAVLAQVNDFIANTSTVLAENKVPLTAAMQRLVGITGQMRDNARGLTEIVDVAPLLFENLTRSVSSEHQALRLHLLTDKSVLDNEVLSTLCERLAMRADGCRTGKLMDFGPDFGLTAALLGLTE; encoded by the coding sequence ATGATGCGCACACTGTTCCGGGCGGCCGTGCTGGTGGCCGCCACCCTCGTCGGCGCGGGCTGCTCGTCGATCCCGATGGCACTGCGCCCGAACACGATGCAGATCAGTGCCGATTTCGAGAGCGCCGCAGGTCTTTTCGTCGGCAACGAAGTCGCGGTGCTCGGCGTGCCGGTGGGCCGGGTCGACGCGATCGAGGCCGAAGGAGCATTTGTCGAGGTCCGGATGACGATCGAGGCGGGCACCGAACTACCCGCCGACGCCATGGCCGCGCTCGTCTCACCGCAGCTCATCACGAACCGGCACGTAGAACTCACGCCCGCCTTCACCGGTGAGGGACCGACCCTCACCGACGGCGCTCATCTCCCCCTCGCCCGCACCAGAACGCCGGTGGAACTCGACCGGATTCTGCGCAACTTCGAACAACTCGGCGAATCGCTGAAGGGGGACAACGAGAACGGCCCGATGGCCAGTCGCGTGCTGTTCCCCATGCTCGACGGCAACGGTGACCGGATCCGGGAAACTCTCGACGCGCTCTCCGGCGCTTTCGAGGTGACCCTGGCCAACCGCGACCAGATCTCGAGCACCATCGTCGAATTGAACGAACTCACCGCGGTGGTCGCGGGCAACGACCGCACCGTGCGCGATTTCAGCGCGCGCCTGACCGAACTCGTCACCCTGCTCGCCGAGCAAGCGCCCGGGCTCGCCGCGGTGCTGGCCCAGGTGAACGACTTCATCGCCAACACCTCGACCGTGCTCGCCGAGAACAAGGTGCCGCTCACCGCCGCGATGCAGCGCCTCGTCGGTATCACCGGCCAGATGCGCGACAACGCGCGCGGGCTCACCGAGATCGTGGATGTGGCGCCGTTGCTGTTCGAGAACCTCACTCGATCGGTGAGTTCGGAGCACCAGGCGCTGCGGCTGCACCTGCTCACCGACAAATCGGTGCTGGACAACGAAGTGCTGTCGACGCTGTGCGAACGACTGGCGATGCGTGCCGACGGCTGCCGGACCGGCAAACTGATGGACTTCGGTCCGGACTTCGGTCTGACCGCCGCACTGCTGGGACTCACCGAATGA